A single genomic interval of Anopheles marshallii chromosome 2, idAnoMarsDA_429_01, whole genome shotgun sequence harbors:
- the LOC128719943 gene encoding ATPase family AAA domain-containing protein 3A homolog → MSWLFGYKSQAPPQGGGDGGPEPPGPPPSSAGSAGQMAGDANLTKAERKAMEAYRFDSSALERAAEAARTLERSKHAREALELSKMQENTRQQEYLAKVKEYEAHIETSKVEQKRVDHEERRKTLAEETKQQQQRAQYQDQLARKRYEEQLAQQQRVQEENLRKQEESVAKQEAMRRKTIEHEMELREKNKMKLLEAELRAKAKVDRENRDLTLEQIRLKAEENRITVMEGIKTAGSVLGQGATALLTDWNKVVTTVGGLSLLALGVYSAKGATGVTARYVEARIGKPSLVNETSRFSLLEALKHPIDTIKRLKHKPTDALQGVVLQPKLEERLRDIAIATKNTKNNKGLYRNILMHGPPGTGKTMFAKRLATHSGMDYAIMTGGDVGPMGREAVTAIHKVFDWANTSRRGLLLFIDEADAFLRKRSSEQISEDMRSALNAFLYRTGEQNPRFMLVLASNTPEQFDYAINDRLDEMVEFTLPGLDERERLIRLYFDKFVLQPAAEGKKRFKVEQWDYSAVCSKMAKLCEGMSGREISKLGVSWQAACYASEEGVLTEQMVLDRCEAAARQHRQKMAWLSEQEKLDHKSITGGKGFLTQ, encoded by the exons ATGTCGTGGTTATTCGGGTATAAAAGCCAAGCTCCCCCACAAGGAGGTGGAGATGGAGGACCTGAACCTCCGGGACCGCCACCCTCATCGGCCGGTAGCGCCGGTCAGATGGCAGGTGATGCGAATTTGACCAAAGCGGAACGAAAAGCCATGGAGGCCTACCGGTTCGATTCATCAGCGCTGGAAAGGGCAGCAGAAGCGGCTCGTACTCTGGAACGATCGA AGCATGCCCGCGAAGCGCTGGAATTGTCTAAAATGCAAGAAAATACTCGTCAGCAGGAGTATTTGGCCAAGGTGAAGGAATATGAAGCTCACATAGAAACGTCCAAGGTGGAACAAAAGCGTGTGGACCACGAAGAGCGCCGGAAAACCTTGGCCGAGGAgacaaagcagcaacagcagcgtgCTCAGTATCAGGATCAGCTGGCCAGGAAACGGTACGAAGAGCAGCTGGCCCAACAGCAGCGCGTACAGGAGGAAAACCTTCGCAAACAGGAAGAAAGCGTTGCGAAGCAGGAAGCAATGCGTCGCAAGACGATTGAACATGAAATGGAACTGCGTGAGAAGAATAAGATGAAGCTGTTGGAAGCAGAACTGCGGGCGAAGGCTAAAGTGGATCGCGAAAACCGTGATCTCACGCTAGAGCAGATTCGTCTGAAGGCGGAAGAGAATCGAATCACCGTGATGGAAGGTATTAAGACGGCAGGATCCGTGTTGGGACAGGGTGCTACCGCCCTGCTAACCGATTGGAATAAGGTTGTAACCACCGTTGGTGGCTTATCGCTGCTTGCGCTCGGTGTTTACTCGGCAAAGGGTGCAACGGGAGTGACGGCCCGATATGTTGAGGCACGGATAGGAAAACCATCGTTGGTTAACGAAACATCACGCTTTTCATTGCTGGAAGCGCTTAAACATCCCATCGATACGATAAAGCGGTTGAAGCACAAACCTACCGACGCCCTGCAAGGTGTTGTGTTGCAGCCAAAGCTTGAAGAGCGACTACGAGACATCGCGATTGCTACGAAGAATACGAAGAACAATAAGGGTCTCTATCGGAACATCCTCATGCACGGACCGCCCGGAACTGGTAAAACCATGTTCGCCAAGCGACTCGCAACACACTCCGGTATGGACTACGCTATCATGACCGGCGGTGACGTCGGTCCAATGGGCCGTGAAGCTGTGACAGCCATCCACAAGGTGTTCGATTGGGCCAACACTAGCAGACGcggtttgctgctgttcaTCGACGAAGCCGATGCCTTCCTGCGCAAACGCTCGTCCGAACAAATATCGGAAGACATGCGATCGGCATTGAATGCATTCCTGTACCGTACTGGCGAGCAGAATCCAAGGTTTATGTTGGTGCTGGCTTCGAACActcccgaacagtttgattacgccataaacgatcgattgGACGAGATGGTCGAGTTTACGCTGCCCGGGCTAGACGAACGAGAACGTTTGATACGCCTatactttgacaaatttgtACTACAACCTGCTGCCGAAGGAAAGAA gCGCTTCAAAGTGGAACAGTGGGACTATAGCGCAGTTTGCAGTAAAATGGCCAAGCTGTGTGAAGGCATGTCCGGTCGTGAAATCTCGAAGCTCGGTGTATCCTGGCAAGCGGCATGTTACGCCTCGGAAGAGGGTGTCCTCACTGAACAGATGGTGCTGGATCGGTGTGAAGCCGCCGCTCGGCAGCATCGCCAGAAGATGGCTTGGCTTTCGGAACAGGAAAAACTCGACCACAAATCCATCACCGGTGGTAAGGGGTTTCTGACACAGTAA
- the LOC128706915 gene encoding mortality factor 4-like protein 1: protein MPPKFKFTEGEKVLCFHGPLLYEAKLLRCAMMKEKQVKYLVHYAGWNKNWDEWVPESRVLKYNEANRQRQQEVHRLHSPLVKNKKSSTKTKKSDAQGGNNNQSKDSDSRASTPSKEVTKEKESVTLSISTPSTSTTVSTTTATSGSSSGTSSSTGRNRSSLKSTATSASVASSPSSTSSSTSSTLVASTVTATTAPTSNGKESKPSETKDSSEKTKEESSSEQSSSKAKKRGRSDTNSSNVESEDQFISKVEVKIKIPDELKVWLVDDWDAISRQNKLLELPAKATVQEIVDNYVQYKKQSKLTTATKETAVADIGNGIVEYFNVMLGSQLLYKFERPQYAEMIQAHPGVPMAKIYGSVHLLRLFVKLGPMLAFTSLDEKSIQTSLGHVQDFLKYLVKNSSTLFNMQHYVNTSPEYHRKAL from the exons ATGCCCCCCAAGTTTAAATTCACCGAAG GTGAAAAAGTGCTTTGCTTTCACGGTCCGCTGTTGTACGAAGCCAAACTGCTTCGATGCGCGATGATGAAAGAAAAGCAGGTAAAATACCTGGTGCACTATGCCGGATGGAACAAAAA CTGGGACGAGTGGGTTCCAGAGAGTCGCGTCCTGAAGTACAACGAAGCAAATCGCCAGCGGCAACAGGAAGTCCATCGGTTACATTCACCTTTAGTGAAGAACAAGAAAAGCAGTACAAAGACGAAAAAATCGGACGCACAGGGTGGAAACAATAACCAGAGCAAAGACAGCGATTCACGAGCTTCAACACCATCGAAAGAAGTGACGAAAGAGAAAGAATCGGTGACACTATCCATCAGTACACCTTCTACGTCGACGACAGTGTCCACTACAACCGCTACCAGCGGCAGTTCGTCAGGAACATCTTCGTCTACAGGAAGGAACAGATCGTCCCTTAAGTCTACAGCGACTAGTGCTAGTGTTGCTTCGTCGCCTAGCTCCACCTCATCGTCGACATCTTCAACTTTAGTGGCCTCTACCGTAACGGCAACAACTGCACCCACATCAAACGGAAAAGAGAGCAAACCATCAGAAACAAAGGATTcaagtgaaaaaacaaaagaagaatcaTCTAGTGAGCAAAGCAGTTCCAAAGCGAAAAAACGCGGACGGAGCGATACAAATTCGTCCAATGTAGAATCGGAGGATCAGTTCATTTCGAAAGTGGaggtaaaaattaaaatccctGACGAATTGAAGGTGTGGTTGGTGGACGATTGGGATGCAATATCGCGCCAGAATAAGTTGCTGGAATTACCTGCTAAGGCGACAGTTCAGGAGATAGTAGACAACTACGTACAGTACAAGAAACAGAGCAAGCTAACGACGGCCACCAAGGAAACGGCCGTGGCAGACATTGGTAATGGAATAGTTGAATATTTCAACGTTATGCTGGGCTCCCAGCTGCTCTACAAATTCGAGCGACCACAATACGCGGAAATGATACAGGCGCATCCAGGGGTGCCGATGGCTAAAATCTACGGTTCCGTGCATTTGCTTCGACTCTTTGTAAAGCTGGGACCTATGCTAGCCTTTACCTCTTTGGacgaaaaatcaatacaaacTTCCTTGGGTCACGTTCAggattttttgaaatatttggtaAAGAATAGCAGTACGTTATTCAACATGCAGCACTACGTAAATACCAGTCCCGAGTACCATCGGAAGGCCTTGTAA
- the LOC128707811 gene encoding putative peptidyl-tRNA hydrolase PTRHD1, with translation MSAVKLVQYIVVNGEIAKTWPKGALIAQCCHAVAAVGHLYAADPDTEEYFKDLDNMHKVVLEAPDTAKLVGLGEVLQQNEVKHKVWIEQPENQPTCIALKPYPKEEVQKYMKKFKLLS, from the exons ATGTCGGCCGTGAAGCTGGTTCAGTACATTGTCGTAAATGGAGAAATTGCCAAAACCTGGCCGAAAGGTGCGCTAATCGCACAGTGTTGCCATGCTGTGGCTGCTGTTGGCCATTTGTACGCTGCTGATCCGGACACAGAAGAATATTTTAAGGACCTAGATAATATGCATAAAGTAGTGCTCGAG GCACCTGACACGGCTAAACTTGTTGGCCTGGGAGAAGTGTTGCAACAGAACGAGGTCAAACATAAGGTGTGGATAGAACAGCccgaaaaccaaccaacatgCATCGCATTGAAACCGTACCCTAAAGAAGAGgtacaaaaatatatgaaGAAATTTAAACTGCTTAGCTAA
- the LOC128707008 gene encoding centrosome-associated zinc finger protein CP190 encodes MNKMTRYAEAKSVKVDNWGVFFLQKLQNFFNKTDHCDLTLQFNDNSQLKVHRLVLSACTDYFNHLENVCEMYDDVLIMPMDLQADVIVPIVNFMYTGTLEFQYNMYDRLLKTATDMNMTVLLKLLEAHRQTSSRIVKQPVLLNKQAPRGRGVAMYQGAGPRVMPGQRGGHNVGPRPRLPIVRHPIHSYGHKGNVSLSTKDTKPGPSRFDDAEMGDGFEGSFDGITYETKPLLTADQVKKEEETSPFEKLRKGYTNANVVKRSSSGSLTSPPAKKPNLDEVKEFTEAARMRSQLTTHDDDSPDYVDDDTHFNDDDDEDYQPPASVKAALAKSANQQGTLVKLSNIKQESKSPRSGEISSAMKQITVKDESGSVDHAKIISEVLKKYPHLVKKNKNIKLKIMQKPSPTNANSTSGTTSSGPKMEVRTATPLKQDLSMVRRATANIRNDMVKTPSNTSSATTSSGKPAASGTTKTIDAKTMHALIAKGAENTTGPWLCLRCGINGRPISIPSYKAFYNHLIHKHKERIDVRICEHCGYKAQQRNPHLIYHWFTEHKIKSTIKFPRCDECDHVAMTADDLQKHEEEVHSRGDLQQCIYCNKVFAKEMELYDHMKVQHKERAIADGVLEFTDDEDYQTEEELTSPQTKSYPTAGSSGEGKIKILSNITLPPAKGTGGAVRHITLEPSSEAEALSNVASGIATSLTLVGDNGVVIDDPNYQNQFIEAELASVHGENATSGSGTETVPKLVTADGTELQLTQSQKDEIISQLQNTGSGNDVVMVLNEDNFAVGSTIQLDEGVQIVDTSAQNIMVMYSQTAEGGSEHNDSQKSDSKAADVTASEDELSQASVSLSEDKAASIDDKQVSLEEADESVESRRTGASDKPDEEEGNTMDDVDMETNETVQQAVKDEMMDLEEELRAPDTSTEGAKDDELDDSEDRQQSDKLKLISELEGDWSEDTADDQPAATPSTVAEVSEKSTKKVAGDKKPTTTPTPAVAKSTTSKSETDKKVATTEATATGKKKATPVEASSTKERKKSSDEKEISEKEIDKLLDDWNNEAKLDELADEAGLEQEMAEVTGAKAAVGVRESKKGKEIKKESSPAKEDAVDVPEDDGKQKEDTAKKTPVAKESGTTKGVKKNGTTSAETATKIKQDASAPEDDDGGEDEEDKDKSTSKSKVVSSLLGEWDEDDDL; translated from the exons ATGAACAAGATGACGCGATACGCGGAGGCCAAATCGGTGAAAGTTGATAACTGGGGTGTGTTCTTCCTGCAGAAGCTGCAAaactttttcaacaaaaccgACCACTGCGATCTGACACTGCAGTTCAACGACAACTCCCAGCTGAAGGTGCACCGGCTGGTACTTTCCGCGTGTACAGATTACTTCAACCATCTGGAGAACGTATGCGAGATGTACGACGATGTGCTGATCATGCCGATGGATCTGCAAGCCGACGTTATAGTCCCGATCGTCAACTTCATGTACACGGGAACGCTCGAATTCCAGTACAATATGTACGACCGGTTGCTGAAAACGGCCACCGATATGAACATGACCGTGCTGCTAAAGCTACTCGAGGCCCACCGCCAAACGTCATCGCGCATCGTGAAGCAACCAGTGCTGCTGAACAAACAGGCACCACGAGGCCGCGGTGTCGCCATGTACCAAggagcagggccacgcgtaATGCCTGGACAGAGAGGTGGGCACAATGTTGGGCCAAGACCGCGTTTACCGATAGTACGACATCCGATCCATTCGTACGGTCATAAGGGGAACGTCAGTCTCAGCACAAAGGACACCAAACCCGGCCCCTCGCGATTCGATGACGCAGAAATGGGCGATGGTTTCGAAGGATCGTTCGATGGGATTACGTACGAAACCAAACCACTGCTGACGGCGGATCAGGTCAAGAAAGAGGAAGAAACATCACCGTTCGAAAAGTTACGCAAAGGTTACACCAATGCAAACGTAGTAAAGCGGTCGTCTAGTGGTTCGCTCACATCACCGCCGGCCAAGAAGCCCAACCTGGATGAGGTGAAAGAATTCACCGAAGCGGCTCGTATGCGCAGCCAGCTGACGACGCACGATGATGATTCGCCGGACTATGTCGATGACGATACACACTtcaacgatgatgacgacgaggaTTATCAACCACCGGCCTCGGTAAAGGCTGCGTTGGCCAAGTCCGCTAACCAGCAGGGAACCTTGGTCAAGCTAAGCAACATTAAGCAGGAATCGAAATCACCTCGATCGGGTGAAATTTCGTCCGCGATGAAACAGATTACCGTAAAGGATGAATCTGGTAGCGTTGACCACGCAAAGATTATTTCGGAGGTGCTGAAGAAATATCCCCATCTGgtgaagaagaacaaaaacataaagttAAAAATCATGCAGAAACCTTCACCGACCAATGCCAACAGCACAAGCGGCACGACGTCATCCGGACCGAAGATGGAAGTTCGTACCGCAACGCCTTTAAAACAGGATCTCTCGATGGTACGCCGTGCTACGGCAAATATACGCAACGACATGGTGAAAACGCCATCGAACACTTCTTCTGCTACGACATCCTCCGGGAAGCCGGCCGCTAGCGGCACAACTAAAACGATCGATGCGAAAACGATGCACGCGTTGATCGCGAAGGGTGCGGAAAACACAACCGGACCGTGGTTGTGTCTGCGGTGTGGCATTAACGGCCGCCCGATTAGCATTCCGAGCTACAAAGCGTTCTACAACCATTTGATTCACAAGCACAAGGAACGCATTGATGTGCGCATTTGTGAACACTGCGGATACAAGGCGCAACAGCGCAATCCACATCTGATCTATCACTGGTTTACGGAGCACAAAATTAAGTCTACGATTAAGTTCCCGCGGTGTGACGAATGCGATCACGTGGCGATGACCGCCGACGATCTGCAGAAACATGAAGAGGAAGTGCATTCCCGGGGCGATCTGCAGCAATGCATCTATTGCAACAAGGTGTTCGCGAAGGAGATGGAACTGTACGATCACATGAAGGTGCAGCACAAGGAACGGGCGATCGCGGACGGCGTGCTAGAGTTTACCGACGACGAGGACTATCAAACGGAGGAGGAACTAACCTCCCCGCAGACGAAATCGTACCCAACGGCCGGAAGCAGCGGTGAGGGTAAgattaaaattctttccaaCATTACGCTTCCACCCGCGAAAGGAACGGGCGGTGCGGTACGCCACATCACACTCGAACCATCGTCAGAAGCGGAAGCGCTCAGCAATGTGGCGTCCGGCATTGCCACCAGTCTGACCCTTGTCGGTGACAATGGGGTAGTGATCGATGATCCCAACTACCAGAACCAGTTCATCGAGGCGGAACTTGCGAGTGTGCATGGTGAAAATGCAACCAGCGGTTCGGGCACGGAAACCGTCCCGAAGCTGGTGACCGCCGATGGAACCGAGCTGCAGCTTACGCAATCACAGAAGGATGAAATTATTTCCCAGCTGCAAAACACTGGCAGTG GAAACGACGTGGTAATGGTATTGAACGAGGACAACTTTGCGGTCGGATCCACGATACAGCTGGACGAAGGGGTACAGATTGTCGATACGTCCGCACAGAACATAATGGTGATGTACAGCCAAACGGCGGAGGGTGGCTCGGAACATAACGATAGTCAAAAGTCCGATTCCAAGGCGGCCGATGTGACTGCTTCGGAGGATGAACTTTCCCAAGCATCCGTTTCGCTATCCGAAGACAAGGCAGCATCGATCGACGACAAGCAAGTGTCGCTAGAAGAAGCAGATGAAAGTGTAGAATCGCGCCGTACGGGCGCATCCGATAAACCGGACGAAGAGGAAGGTAACACTATGGACGACGTGGATatggaaacgaacgaaacggtgCAGCAGGCCGTCAAGGATGAGATGATGGACTTGGAGGAAGAGTTGCGAGCACCGGACACGTCGACCGAGGGCGCGAAGGATGATGAGTTAGACGACTCGGAAGATCGACAGCAGTCCGATAAATTGAAGCTAATATCCGAACTGGAAGGCGATTGGTCGGAAGATACTGCAGACGATCAGCCTGCCGCCACTCCGTCGACCGTTGCGGAAGTTTCGGAAAAGTCCACCAAAAAGGTGGCTGGTGATAAGAAACCAACTACTACTCCTACTCCTGCTGTTGCTAAATCAACCACCTCAAAGTCGGAAACAGACAAAAAGGTGGCAACGACGGAagctaccgcaacgggcaaaAAGAAGGCTACTCCGGTAGAAGCTTCGTCCACCAAAGAGCGTAAAAAATCCAGCGATGAGAAGGAAATCTCGGAAAAAGAGATCGACAAACTGCTCGATGATTGGAACAACGAAGCCAAGCTGGATGAGCTCGCTGACGAGGCGGGTCTGGAGCAGGAAATGGCAGAGGTTACCGGAGCGAAGGCAGCGGTCGGTGTGCGTGAAAGtaaaaaggggaaagaaataaagaaggaATCATCCCCAGCGAAAGAAGATGCCGTAGATGTACCCGAAGACGATGGTAAGCAAAAGGAAGATACAGCGAAGAAGACACCAGTGGCAAAAGAAAGCGGTACGACGAAGGgtgtgaagaaaaatggaacaacaaGCGCTGAAACGGcgacaaaaatcaaacaggaTGCCAGTGCACCGGAagacgatgatggtggtgaggATGAGGAGGATAAGGACAAATCAACCTCCAAGTCGAAAGTAGTTAGTTCGCTGCTAGGCGAATGGGATGAGGACGATGATCTGTGA
- the LOC128709236 gene encoding uncharacterized protein LOC128709236, translating into MTKRNMWTYDETLEMLNIMLEQESLKAMNGRPFRKDKAFRLICEEMMQRGYNTKDPKQIEYRWKNLKKHYMELQRDPNLNDTNPFQYYDEIDVLIKGKPPSTMSKLYELSISRVELKPNKDAEGVFTDTNSLPTMQEDSEGDSVKSEENNTKPAIVAPSPQVKCSPRRSKRSRKPLTYRPNETQITCLPPYSITTEQEAYRNQKKLIDYQFGLYSKVQEESDQKFLDMSRQMLDECNERFQSFVEKLVSGSSSGS; encoded by the exons ATGACAAAGCGCAATATGTGGACTTACGACGAAACACTCGAGATGTTAAACATAATGCTCGAACAAGAGAGCCTGAAAGCTATGAACGGGAGACCGTTTCGCAAGGATAAAGCTTTCCGCTTGATCTGCGAGGAAATGATGCAGCGTGGATACAACACCAAAGATCCAAAACAGATAGAGTACCGATGGAAGAATTTGAAGAAACACTACATGGAATTGCAGAGGGATCCCAATCTGAACGATACCAATCCATTCCAATACTACGATGAGATTGATGTGCTGATAAAAGGGAAACCACCCTCCACAATGTCGAAACTATACGAATTGAGCATCTCAAGGG TTGAACTGAAACCTAACAAAGACGCAGAGGGTGTGTTTACCGACACGAATTCGCTTCCGACGATGCAGGAGGATTCCGAGGGTGATAGCGTAAAAAGTgaggaaaacaatacaaaacccgCGATAGTAGCGCCATCGCCGCAAGTTAAATGTAGCCCAAGACGTTCCAAGCGCAGTAGAAAACCTCTAACATATCGCCCCAATGAGACGCAAATTACATGTTTACCACCATACAGCATAACTACAGAACAAGAAGCGTATCGAAATCAGAAAAAATTAATCGATTATCAGTTCGGACTGTACAGCAAAGTGCAGGAAGAGTCGGATCAGAAGTTTCTAGACATGAGTCGACAGATGCTTGACGAATGCAATGAAAGATTTCAATCGTTTGTAGAGAAGCTAGTATCAGGAAGCTCTTCGGGTTCGTAA
- the LOC128719936 gene encoding aurora kinase C: MACNKENRKLFTAPASVTAGATTIASHSGTLLVKKGTTVAAPVVNQALKTNAPKVVGKIAEGQKTVGVFKAPQLPPPVIRIAAANHSKPAAEKPTTPKTDESQPEPMDTTPSGSDKPEAGQPSGTNADTNQPAPQKPAKKVWTLSNFDIGRPLGRGKFGNVYLAREKETKFVIALKVLFKKQVHAQGIEHQVRREIEIQSHLRHPNILRMYGYFHDESRIYLILEYAPGGTLFKEQQQQPGKRFPEKRCAIYVYSLVSALIYLHERNVIHRDIKPENLLLGHGGELKIADFGWSVHEPTSSRTTLCGTLDYLSPEMVQGQPHTKTVDLWSLGVLAYELLCGKAPFLANTYEETYRKIMKVQYTVPSDVTKAAAHLISRLLVKDPANRMPLENVATHPWIQLHVDKK, translated from the exons ATGGCGTGTAACAAAGAGAATCGTAAATTATTCACCGCACCGGCATCGGTAACTGCAGGCGCAACAACAATTGCATCCCATTCGGGAACATTGTTGGTTAAAAAAGGTACCACCGTTGCCGCACCGGTCGTAAACCAAGCGCTTAAAACAAATGCTCCAAAAGTTGTCGGGAAGATAGCGGAAGGACAAAAAACCGTGGGAGTGTTTAAAGCTCCGCAATTACCACCACCTGTAATACGAATAGCAGCAGCTAACCACAGCAAACCGGCCGCTGAAAAACCAACCACTCCAAAGACTGATGAATCCCAACCGGAACCAATGGATACGACGCCGTCCGGTAGTGATAAGCCGGAAGCTGGACAGCCGAGCGGCACCAATGCCGACACTAACCAACCGGCACCGCAAAAACCGGCCAAAAAGGTGTGGACACTCAGCAACTTCGATATCGGTCGACCGTTGGGCCGTGGCAAGTTCGGAAATGTGTATCTAGCTcgtgaaaaggaaacaaagttTGTCATCGCACTGAAGGTGCTTTTTAAGAAGCAG GTACACGCCCAGGGCATTGAGCATCAGGTCCGAAGAGAAATCGAAATTCAGTCCCATTTGCGTCATCCGAACATCTTGCGCATGTACGGCTACTTTCACGACGAGTCTCGCATTTATCTCATCTTGGAGTACGCACCGGGCGGTACGCTCTTCAaggagcaacagcaacagccggGAAAACGGTTCCCCGAGAAACGGTGCGCCATCTACGTGTACTCGCTTGTATCAGCGCTGATCTATCTGCACGAGCGCAATGTGATACACCGTGACATTAAACCGGAAAATCTGCTCCTCGGGCACGGTGGTGAGCTGAAGATAGCTGATTTCGGGTGGTCCGTGCATGAACCAACATCGTCCCGCACCACTCTGTGCGGTACGCTCGATTATCTGTCGCCGGAAATGGTGCAAGGACAACCCCATACGAAAACGGTAGATCTGTGGAGTTTGGGCGTGCTGGCGTACGAACTGCTGTGCGGCAAGGCCCCATTCTTGGCCAATACTTATGAGGAAACGTACCGTAAGATTATGAAAGTGCAGTACACCGTGCCGTCGGATGTGACGAAAGCAGCCGCACACTTAATTTCGCGATTGCTCGTCAAAGATCCTGCCAACCGTATGCCGTTAGAAAATGTAGCCACCCACCCATGGATCCAGCTGCACGTGGACAAAAAGTAA